One stretch of Miscanthus floridulus cultivar M001 chromosome 18, ASM1932011v1, whole genome shotgun sequence DNA includes these proteins:
- the LOC136523142 gene encoding protein GLUTAMINE DUMPER 4-like, with amino-acid sequence MRPERGGGISVKLMGGGGGGPPSLWKTPTPYVFLGLAFMMGVIAVALLVLICTRKKASASSSDEKAAAVDREPKVVVFMPGDHAPSFLASVKPLGGDGTAAVV; translated from the coding sequence ATGAGGCCGGAGAGAGGTGGGGGTATTTCGGTGAAGCtaatgggcggcggcggcggcggaccacCGAGCCTATGGAAGACGCCGACCCCGTACGTCTTCCTGGGCCTCGCCTTCATGATGGGCGTCATCGCGGTGGCGCTGCTCGTGCTCATCTGCACGCGCAAGAAGGCGTCAGCATCGTCGTCCGACgagaaggcggcggcggtggaccgGGAGCCCAAGGTCGTCGTCTTCATGCCCGGCGACCACGCGCCGTCCTTCCTCGCCAGCGTCAAGCCGCTCGGCGGTGACGGCACGGCGGCAGTAGTGTAG